TGGATcaagcaacagaaagaaaactaaaacaggtAAGCAGAGATAAGGTTGCTTTAGGCTTTCTATATTCTGGTTCCTTAGGCCCATAGGCATTCCTGACTCTGGAATCAGGACAAAACCTACCCACATCCTAATACTGAATTCTTGTATGCTTAAATTAACCTGAATTGGTTTGCTATGTTGGGAATTGGAATCCTAATACACATCCTATGGATACATATCCATAGGATATGGATACATATACACATCCTATGGATATGGgtattgacattttctttttttaagattttatttatttattcatgagaaacagagagagaggggggtggggcgcagacacaggcagaggaagaagcaggctccatgcagagagcctgatgtgggactctatcctgggtctccaggatcaggccctgggctgaaggcggcgcaaaaccgctgagccacccaggctgccccggggtattgacattttcacatttgGTATGTGCAGTTGTGCATAAACTTTGTACTTAGGGGCTTCGAAACTCCCTACAGCCCCTCTGATCTTTCTCCACTTTTCTTCTTGCTTTGCTTCCTTCTCATCTTGAGTACTTAGGctgtcctctccttttttttttttttttttcctcttttccttcctttgatcCTGTATGCCGTCTGTTATCTCTCCAGGTGTGGAAGCTTTATAAAATCAAGTCATGCTACATATTAACTGATTTGATTCTCTAGCTTGTATTGCATTTTACTCTCTCAGGCCGAAGTAATTGGTCAACATTCATTAAtcaatgactgaataaataatcCCCAACAGGCCAAAGCAGTAAATGTTGAGCTTTAGAATCTGGTATGAAGAGCACCAAGTGGGGTACTCGTGCAAGTCGTTGACATGCTGCTTTAGATGGACAGATGGGAAGGCACCTCTTGCAGGAGGACGGGATGAAGAGTCAGCTATGAAAAGAACACCAGCATCAGTATCCCAGCGGCAGGGGCACCTATAAGTGATCTAGGTGGGAACATGATTTGTGTTgccaaggaagagaaaggaggccagtgtggcctgAAGGAAGAGAGTAAGGCAGAGGAGCGGGAGTTGTGGTAGGCAGGGACTTCAGGCCCTGGTAAGAGGCTATGACAGTATCTGAAGAGTAATGGGAAAATCCTAAAGGGATTTAAGTCAGATCTCATCTGGCTTGTGTCttaaccagaaggaaaaaaaaaaaaaaaagtccctctgGCTAGTCTGGAGAATGAATTATAGGAAGGCAAGCAGAAGGCTGTAGGAGACCACAGCAATTGTTGGCAAGAGATCATAATGGGTACACCTGCGAGGATTGAAGGCCGATGGTGATGGAGAACTTTGTGACCACATTTAAGAATCtgaaggtagggatccctgggtggcgcagcggtttggcacctgcctttggcccagggcgtgatcctggagacccgggatcgaatcccacgtcgggctcccggtgcatggagcctgcttctccctctgcctatgtctctgcccccctctctctctctgtgactatcataaataaataaaaaaattaaaaaaaaaaaaaagaatctgaaggtagagggatccctgggtggcgcagcggtttggcacctgcctttggcccagggcgcgaccctggagacccgggattgaaccccacgtcgggctccctgcatggagcctgcttctccctctgcctgtgtctctgcctctctctctctctctctctctctgtgtgtgtgactatcatataaaaaaaaaaaatctggaggtagaaaaataaactcttagtGATGAAGAAGTTATCCTTTTTACCTTTTAAGCAGTCAGCCCCTATGCTAAAGTCATTAATGAACTAGACCTGGACCCTAAGAAGTCAAGAAGGGCCTTGACTTCTCAGTTTCATAGGCTCCGGGCTCACCAGTAACCAATGCACCTTGGGTCCAACAAATCCCCCAGCACAAAATTCTGTTACTTTCGTCGCTTCCCGTGGAGCGAAGTACTTGGGAGGTGAccgctgggaaaaaaaaaaaaaaaaagcaagaggcaTTTCAAGCGAGAGGACAGCGGCGTTTGGGGTTCAAGTGGCACAGCCTAACTTTTAATCCCAACGCATGCTTTTAATTCGGTATCGGTCGTTTTCCATTGCGCAAAGTGAGAGAAGGCATCTTGCTAGCAGAAAATCTCTTGCTCCGCCACCGTCTCTAACCCCCAACAACCCAGGGCCAAACTCCTTCAGAACCACCCACCTCCCATCAGAAGCGAGTCCCCCCTCCCACGCACCCGCATCCCGCGCGTGGGGTCCCGCTTCCCGCCGCTCAGGCCGCCGCGCTCATTGTCTGCGCCCCGGGCCCCCTGGAGGTCGTGCCGCGCGCGTTTCCTGCTCGGAGCTGCGAGCTCCCGGGCGCGCTCGcctcatccccctgcccccacccggaTCCCAGGCTTTTGTCCCCCACGTTCCCTCGCGACGCCGGGAAAATGCACGGACGCGTCGTGACCACATCAACGAACGAGTAGGAACTTTTCTTCCGGTCGCTGTGGACCTCTGGGCCGCCGCGCGGTGCAAGTTCTGAAAGGCAGACGGCCCCGGCTGCTCGCGTAAAGGGGCCGGCGCGCCGGGAACCCGCGGGAGCGTGGACATGGCTTCTCCGGCTTGTCACGCTACGGGGACACACTCGGGCCCGCCTCGGGGTAACGCTCCGCGGGGGCCTCCCGGGGCGGGCCCGGGCGCCCCACGCGGCCGCGGCCGCGGCGCTCGCTCCCGTGCCTGCAAGGCGCGGGCTGCCCCCCGGCCGAGCCGAGTGGAGTGGAGCAGAGTGGAGTGGAGCAGAGTGGAGCGGAGCGCGGCGGAGCGGGACCTCCCGGCGGCGACGCTCTGGCCCGCGCCCGCTCGATGGTTTCCGCGCGGCCGCTCGGGCCCGCGCGGTCCAGTCACCAGGGGGCGCGCTGGCCGGCGCCGCGGATCTCCGAGCTGCGCGGCCCGACTCGCGGCCGCCATATTGGATGCCGCAGCCGCCGCTGCCAGCGCTTCCTCCTCCGTCTTCGCCGCGCGCTGCTGGTTCCTGCGGCCCGAGCGGCGGGGAGGTGAAACAGGAGTCTGacgagggaagaagaaagagggggtGGAGAGTGCAGGAGACGGGGCTAGAGGGCGGCGGGCCGAGACCGAGCGGGGCGGAGAAGAGAAGGCGCCgcggcccggcccctcccccgcccgcggTCGACCCGCCCCGGCAGCGCCTGTGTTCCCCAGACCGGCGCTCCGCCCGCCCCAGCGGCCATGCCGGGGCCTCGCTGCCCCTGAGGGAGCCCTTCCCCGCCCGTGCCTGCCCTTCCGCGCCTGCCCCGGGGTCGCAGCGGCCGGGGCTCCCGCCGGCGCCCCTCCTCgcggccgcgccgccgcccccgcctcgCTCTCCCCACCCAGTGCAGTGGCCGCCGCCTCTTCCGCCGCCGGGCTCGGGGCCTCCGCGCCGACAACATGGAGGCTGTGAAGACCTTCAATAGCGAGGTTGGTATTGCagtccgcccccctccccccgcccccgggacggGGCCCGCGCGAGCCGGGTGGGTGCGGGCCCGCGGGGCCGCTCGGGGCCGCTCGGGGCCGCTCGGGGCCGCTCCGGGTGGGGCGAGCGGCGGCCTAGCcgtgcggggggagggggaggggtgtcGCTGCGTCCCGCGCCCCTCCCCCGAGTccgaggggagggcagggggagggccgccccggggcggggggaggttcCGGTGCCTCCAGCGCCCCGTGCACTGGCTGGGGCTTTGGAGGGAAGGCCCGCTTGGGCCCTCCCCCCGGAGGCTCCCGGTAGGTCTCTCCGGGTCAGTTCCGCCGAGGCCCGGCCCGCCCACCTCTTTCCTGGGCCTGCGGGATTTTAAGTGCACGCCGGGCCTCGCGGCGCAggccgccccgcggcccccggtgGGGCAGCGGCCGAGGGGGTGACCCCCGGTCACGTTGTACGTGCTGTTTATACTTGAGACACTGTTGGCTGGGTAACGTGCCCAGCTAGGGATTTATGCGAAGAGAATGAAATGGTGCATCAggaggcaagatttttttttttttttttttttgcgatttattatacttttccccccccccccccccttccctcatCATCAGGACGTCCATAAAGACACAAATGGTAGACAGAGATCTATGCTTGGAGAGGGGAAGATGCTGGGGAAGCATTTCCCATGGGCTCATTCATATGTAAGATCTTAACCCTAGAAAAGAAGCAGGTGTCCAGTTTTCACTACCGCAGTAGTGAAATTGAATTTACTAATCTGAAAGGAGACAGGTTTCGGTAAACTACgtgaatttcttttttgaactCCGATTTAAGTAGGCCTCAGTGCAAACATTAAACATAATAAACATCTGTATGCCCCGGGGGAAAAAATTCTAATCTGATGTTAAAGTCGCATACATTTTATGGACTTTTGATGTGAAAGGGCTAATACTCTATTCAACAGCGTgattgacaaaattttaaatattcaccaCTTAACATACCAGACCTATGGCTCTGATAATCCAAACAGAACAATCCTTTTAAAAGCTATTTCacagctttgtttcttttatttttttcttcctctttttttttttaaggattgcgGCTTGGGAAGCTTAGCAAAGAGGCTAACATTCTGTTAGATAACATTCATGTGAGTTGGACTTTCCAT
This portion of the Vulpes lagopus strain Blue_001 chromosome 2, ASM1834538v1, whole genome shotgun sequence genome encodes:
- the LOC121477926 gene encoding translation initiation factor IF-2-like translates to MPTGPHWLCGKLTLTAHKADEATEKQRIRWARYPANSVSSINSTYNVTGGHPLGRCPTGGRGAACAARPGVHLKSRRPRKEAAARPTRSGPERPRAAPSGPAGPHPPGSRGPRPGGGGRGADCNTNLAIEGLHSLHVVGAEAPSPAAEEAAATALGGESEAGAAARPRGGAPAGAPAAATPGQARKGRHGRGRAPSGAARPRHGRWGGRSAGLGNTGAAGAGRPRAGEGPGRGAFSSPPRSVSARRPLAPSPALSTPSFFFPRQTPVSPPRRSGRRNQQRAAKTEEEALAAAAAASNMAAASRAAQLGDPRRRPARPLVTGPRGPERPRGNHRAGAGQSVAAGRSRSAPLHSARPGGSPRLAGTGASAAAAAAWGARARPGRPPRSVTPRRARVCPRSVTSRRSHVHAPAGSRRAGPFTRAAGAVCLSELAPRGGPEVHSDRKKSSYSFVDVVTTRPCIFPASRGNVGDKSLGSGWGQGDEASAPGSSQLRAGNARGTTSRGPGAQTMSAAA